The Actinomadura sp. WMMB 499 genome includes a window with the following:
- a CDS encoding ABC transporter ATP-binding protein — MSEPGTADARGMLPVASGRTVVACLWRMLAGRRAALCGIGALFLVEASLALVFPLVIGDLVDTVIAADGSGVPGSFWWQVALLAATAMGAGGVAWVAVRALARLVEAVLAELRERYVGTALDLPRATIETAGTGDVVTRASDDIGQVSGTLPGVLPRLIVAILTMTMVAGALAVLDPWFLAGFALTFPLYALTVRWYLRTAPAVYVADRTAESARGHDVLGTLTQLPTVTAHRLERRQLDRIKAATWQTVRWAMRARIVQNRLFGYRNVAEALGLLAVLGIGVRLALTGETTTGEVTAVALLYLRTVAPIAELLFLMDELQSAFASLARIIGVTTIRPDAEEGAGGTAGGAAVGGPAVELSGVQFAYRAGRPVLSDIHTRIEHGTTLAVVGPTGSGKSTLAALVAGVHDPTAGDVVRRVDPRRIVTVTQETHVFSGTVRDNLTLGAPGATDDQVAGALQRVGADHIVGLLPDGLDTQVGDGGHAITAAQAQHLALARLALADPLLVVLDEATAEADTADTAVLDRATATVTAGRAALVIAHRLSQARAADRIIVLDDGRLVETGAHDDLVAAGGRYAALWAAWDTGRQ, encoded by the coding sequence ATGTCTGAGCCGGGCACCGCGGACGCGCGCGGGATGCTGCCGGTCGCCTCCGGCCGCACGGTCGTGGCCTGCCTCTGGCGGATGCTCGCCGGACGCCGCGCGGCGCTGTGCGGGATCGGGGCGCTGTTCCTGGTCGAGGCGAGCCTCGCGCTCGTCTTCCCGCTGGTGATCGGCGACCTGGTCGACACCGTGATCGCCGCCGACGGCTCCGGCGTGCCGGGGTCGTTCTGGTGGCAGGTCGCGCTGCTCGCCGCGACCGCGATGGGGGCCGGGGGCGTGGCCTGGGTCGCCGTCCGCGCGCTGGCCCGGCTGGTCGAAGCGGTCCTCGCCGAGCTGCGCGAACGCTACGTCGGGACGGCGCTGGACCTGCCGCGGGCCACGATCGAGACCGCCGGCACCGGCGACGTGGTCACCCGCGCGTCCGACGACATCGGGCAGGTCTCCGGCACGCTGCCCGGCGTGCTGCCGCGGCTGATCGTCGCGATCCTGACCATGACGATGGTCGCGGGCGCCCTCGCCGTCCTCGACCCGTGGTTCCTGGCGGGCTTCGCCCTCACCTTCCCGCTGTACGCCCTCACCGTGCGGTGGTACCTGCGCACGGCCCCGGCCGTCTACGTCGCCGACCGCACCGCCGAATCCGCGCGGGGCCACGACGTCCTCGGCACCCTGACCCAGCTGCCGACGGTGACGGCGCACCGGCTCGAGCGCCGCCAGCTGGACCGGATCAAGGCGGCGACGTGGCAGACCGTCCGGTGGGCGATGCGCGCCCGGATCGTCCAGAACCGGCTGTTCGGCTACCGCAACGTCGCCGAGGCCCTCGGGCTGCTCGCCGTGCTCGGCATCGGCGTCCGGCTCGCCCTCACCGGCGAGACGACGACCGGTGAGGTCACCGCCGTGGCCCTGCTGTACCTGCGCACCGTCGCCCCCATCGCGGAGCTGCTGTTCCTGATGGACGAGCTCCAGTCGGCGTTCGCCTCGCTCGCGCGCATCATCGGCGTCACCACCATCCGCCCGGACGCTGAGGAAGGCGCGGGCGGCACCGCCGGCGGCGCCGCGGTCGGCGGCCCGGCGGTCGAGCTGTCCGGGGTGCAGTTCGCCTACCGGGCGGGCCGGCCCGTGCTCTCCGACATCCACACCCGGATCGAGCACGGGACGACGCTCGCCGTGGTCGGGCCCACCGGGTCGGGCAAGTCCACCCTGGCCGCCCTGGTCGCCGGTGTGCACGACCCCACGGCGGGCGACGTCGTCCGCCGGGTCGATCCGCGGCGGATCGTCACCGTCACCCAGGAGACGCACGTGTTCTCCGGTACCGTGCGCGACAACCTCACCCTGGGCGCGCCCGGCGCCACCGACGACCAGGTGGCCGGGGCGCTGCAGCGGGTCGGCGCCGACCACATCGTCGGGCTTCTGCCCGACGGCCTCGACACCCAGGTGGGCGACGGCGGGCACGCCATCACGGCCGCGCAGGCGCAGCACCTCGCCCTGGCGCGGCTGGCGCTCGCCGACCCGCTCCTGGTCGTCCTGGACGAGGCCACCGCGGAGGCGGACACGGCCGACACCGCCGTGCTGGACCGGGCGACGGCCACCGTGACGGCGGGCCGCGCGGCGCTCGTCATCGCCCACCGGCTCTCCCAGGCCCGCGCCGCGGACCGGATCATCGTGCTGGACGACGGACGCCTCGTGGAGACCGGCGCCCATGACGACCTGGTCGCCGCGGGCGGCCGGTACGCCGCCCTCTGGGCGGCCTGGGACACCGGCCGGCAGTGA